Proteins from a genomic interval of Rosa chinensis cultivar Old Blush chromosome 2, RchiOBHm-V2, whole genome shotgun sequence:
- the LOC112189134 gene encoding AP-3 complex subunit sigma, translating into MIRAVMVINTQGKPRLAKFYEFQPVEKQQELIRSVYGVLSSRAENVSNFLDAESIFGPDTRLVYKHFATLYFVFVFDSSENELAMLDLIQVFVETLDKCFKNVCELDVVLNYSKLHTVLDEIIFGGQVLETSSTEVLKAVEEISKLETASNAISLVPKSVSSWRSR; encoded by the exons ATGATACGAGCGGTGATGGTGATAAATACTCAGGGCAAGCCTCGCCTTGCTAAGTTCTACGAATTTCAG CCTGTGGAGAAGCAACAGGAGCTAATACGCAGCGTCTATGGAG TTTTGAGCAGTAGAGCTGAGAATGTGAGCAATTTCCTGGATGCGGAGTCTATTTTTGGTCCG GACACTCGGCTTGTGTACAAGCATTTTGCAACTTTGtactttgtctttgttttcgatagTTCTGAAAACGAGCTTGCCATGCTCGACTTGATACAAG TTTTTGTGGAAACATTGGACAAATGCTTCAAGAACGTATGCGAGCTTGATGTGGTGCTCAATTACAGCAAG ttgCATACTGTACTGGATGAGATAATTTTTGGAGGTCAAGTGCTGGAAACGAGTTCCACCGAAGTTCTGAAGGCTGTTGAAGAAATCTCAAA GTTAGAAACAGCTTCAAACGCTATTTCATTGGTTCCAAAATCTGTTTCTAGCTGGAGGAGTCGATAG
- the LOC112189133 gene encoding protein N-lysine methyltransferase METTL21A: MAALEEDQDDVVINPATMLLRDDDSDSDEVKMVESEQLRQHSLPSIDSTIVTRQLPSQGLSFQLWPAATTLLTLLDDHRRDPTTSPLGPTLSALESGRRLKILELGSGTGLVGIAAAATLGACVTVTDLPHVVDNLKFNAELNAAALGGSGGSVRVAALRWGEGEDAEAIGREFDIVLASDVVYHDHLYEPLLKTLSFLLLGEGGVVFVMAHLRRWKKESAFFKRARKLFEVEVLHVDRPCQGSRVGVTVYRFTGKPSVGERSIFHLYKQTKSKRFFVFKYYTT; encoded by the exons ATGGCCGCTCTAGAAGAAGACCAAGACGACGTCGTTATAAACCCCGCCACAATGCTCCTCCGCGACGACGACTCCGACTCCGACGAGGTCAAGATGGTGGAGAGCGAACAGCTCCGGCAGCATTCTCTGCCTTCGATCGACTCCACAATCGTCACCAGGCAGCTCCCCTCGCAGGGTCTCTCCTTTCAGCTCTGGCCGGCGGCCACCACGCTCCTCACTCTCCTGGACGACCACCGCCGTGATCCCACCACGAGCCCCCTTGGCCCCACGCTCTCGGCCTTGGAATCCGGCCGGAGACTCAAGATCCTCGAACTAGGTTCTGGAACCGGCCTCGTCGGAATAGCCGCCGCCGCCACGCTCGGCGCGTGCGTCACTGTGACGGACCTCCCTCACGTCGTCGACAACCTTAAGTTCAATGCGGAACTAAACGCCGCCGCTTTGGGAGGGAGCGGCGGGAGTGTGAGAGTGGCGGCGCTGAGGTGGGGAGAGGGGGAGGACGCGGAGGCGATAGGGCGGGAGTTTGATATTGTATTGGCGTCGGATGTAGTGTATCACGACCACCTCTACGAGCCGCTGCTCAAAACGCTGTCGTTTCTGCTGTTGGGGGAGGGCGGCGTGGTGTTTGTGATGGCCCACTTGAGGAGGTGGAAGAAGGAGTCGGCCTTCTTCAAGAGGGCCAGGAAGCTTTTTGAGGTTGAGGTCTTGCACGTGGATCGTCCGTGCCAGGGATCGCGGGTCGGAGTTACTGTTTACCGTTTTACCGGGAAGCCAA GTGTTGGGGAGCGATCAATTTTCCATCTTTATaaacaaaccaaatcaaaacGATTCTTTGTTTTCAAATATTATACGACATAA
- the LOC112189129 gene encoding vacuolar sorting protein 39: MVHSAYDSVELISDCPTKIEAIESYGPKLLLGCSDGSLRIYAPDSSGSRSPPSDYHTQSLQKEPYSLERNIAGFSKKPLLSMEVLESRELLLSLSETISFHGLPNLGTIAVITKAKGANVYSWDDRRGFLCFARQKKVCIFRHDGGRGFVEVKEFGVPDVVKSMSWCGDNICIGIRRDYMILNSTTGALTDVFPSGRLAPPLVVPLPSGELLLGKDNIGVFVDQNGKLAHEGRVCWSEAPTVVVIQKAYGIALLSRYVEVRSLRAPYPLIQTVVLRNARRLLQSNNAAIVALDYAVYGLFPVPLGAQIVQLTASGEFEEALSLCKLLPPEEASLRAAKEASIHIRCAHHRFETGDYEDAMEHFVASQVDITYVLSMYPSIVLPKTTMISDPDKLMDISGDSSYLSRGSSGMSDDMEPSALSHVLESEESAALESKKMSHNTLMALIKFLQKKRFSIIEKATAEGTEEVVLDAVGDKFASHESNRYKKTNKGRGSIPVTSRAREMAAILDTALLQALLLTGQSSAAVELLKGLNYCDVKICEEILLKSNHHAALLELYKCNSMHHEALKLLHQLVEESKSNQVQPEVIQKIKPESIVEYLKPLCGTDPMLVLEYSMLVLESCPTQTIELFLNGNIPADLVNSYLKQHAPNMQARYLELMLAMDENGISGNLQNEMVNIYLSEVLDWYADLSAQQKWEEQTYSTTRKKLLSALESISGYSPEALLKRLPSDALYEEHAILLGKMNQHELALSLYVHKLHLPEMALSYCDRVYDSLAHQPSSRSSGNIYLTLLQIYLNPKRTTKNFEKRITNLVSPQNIGTPKAGSANTVKSKGGRGAKKIAAIEVADDIRVGQSGTDSSRSDGDADADADADESGEEGGSAIMLDEVLDLLSRRWDRINGAQALKLLPRETKLQNMLPFMGPLLRKSSEAYRNLSVIKSLRQSDNLQVKEELYEKRKGVVKITSDSMCSLCRKKIGTSVFAVYPNGSTIVHFVCFRDSQSMKAVGRGSPLRKR; the protein is encoded by the exons ATGGTTCACAGTGCCTATGATTCTGTCGAGCTCATCTCCGACTGCCCCACCAAGATCGAAGCCATCGAATCCTACGGCCCTAAGCTCCTCCTCGGCTGCTCCGATGGATCCCTCCGAATCTACGCTCCAGATTCCTCCGGCTCCCGCTCCCCACCCTCCGACTATCACACTCAATCCCTCCAAAAGGAACCCTACTCCCTCGAGAGAAACATCGCCGGGTTCTCTAAGAAGCCGCTGCTCTCTATGGAGGTCTTGGAATCCAGAGAGCTCCTTTTGTCCCTCTCCGAAACGATATCGTTTCACGGCCTCCCGAATTTGGGCACCATCGCCGTGATCACCAAGGCCAAGGGCGCCAATGTGTACTCCTGGGACGACCGCCGCGGATTCCTGTGCTTCGCCAGGCAGAAGAAAGTCTGTATTTTCCGACACGACG GTGGAAGAGGTTTCGTGGAGGTGAAGGAATTCGGAGTTCCGGATGTGGTGAAGTCTATGTCATGGTGTGGAGACAATATATGTATAGGGATTAGGAGAGATTATATGATACTCAATTCTACAACTGGTGCATTGACTGATGTGTTTCCTTCGGGGAGGCTGGCTCCGCCGCTGGTGGTTCCTCTTCCTTCCGGGGAGCTTCTTCTCGGCAAG GATAACATTGGGGTTTTTGTGGACCAAAATGGGAAACTTGCTCATGAAGGCAGGGTTTGTTGGTCAGAGGCGCCTACGGTTGTTGTTATTCAGAAGGCCTACGGAATAGCTCTGTTATCGAGATATGTTGAG GTTCGGTCCCTACGAGCGCCATATCCATTGATACAAACGGTTGTTCTTCGAAATGCTCGTCGTCTTCTCCAAAGCAACAACGCTGCTATTGTTGCATTAGACTATGCTGTTTATGGTCTCTTCCCTGTCCCTCTTGGTGCCCAG ATTGTACAATTAACAGCATCTGGCGAGTTTGAGGAAGCTTTGTCATTATGTAAGCTGCTTCCGCCTGAAGAAGCAAGCCTTAGAGCTGCAAAGGAGGCTTCAATCCATATAAG ATGTGCTCACCATCGTTTTGAAACTGGGGACTATGAGGATGCCATGGAGCATTTCGTGGCATCTCAAGTAGATATAACCTATGTACTTTCTATGTATCCTTCTATTGTTCTTCCTAAGACAACCATGATATCCGATCCAGACAAACTGATGGATATATCTGGGGACTCATCATATCTCTCAAGAGGTTCATCTGGTATGTCAGATGATATGGAACCCTCTGCACTGTCACATGTGCTGGAATCAGAGGAGAGTGCAGCACTTGAGTCCAAAAAAATGAGCCATAACACTCTCATGGCTCTCATTAAGTTCTTGCAGAAAAAGAGATTCAGCATAATTGAAAAAGCTACTGCTGAGGGGACAGAAGAGGTTGTTTTGGATGCTGTTGGAGACAAATTCGCATCCCATGAGTCTAATAGGTATAAGAAGACAAACAAG GGGCGTGGCAGCATTCCAGTTACCTCCCGTGCTAGGGAGATGGCAGCTATACTGGATACAGCCCTACTTCAAGCTCTACTTCTTACTGGACAGTCTTCAGCGGCCGTGGAATTACTGAAAGGTCTTAATTACTGTGATGTAAAAATATGCGAGGAGATTCTCCTAAAAAGTAATCATCATGCTGCTTTGTTAGAACTTTACAAGTGCAATTCAATGCACCATGAAGCTCTAAAACTTTTGCATCAGTTAGTAGAAGAGTCCAAATCTAATCAAGTGCAACCTGAGGTGATCCAAAAGATAAAGCCGGAGTCAATTGTTGAATATCTCAAG CCTCTTTGTGGCACTGATCCCATGCTCGTCTTGGAGTATTCAATGCTTGTCCTTGAAAGTTGCCCAACACAGACAATTGAGCTCTTTTTGAATGGAAATATTCCAGCTGATTTGGTAAACTCTTATTTGAAACAGCATGCTCCAAACATGCAGGCCAGATACTTGGAACTTATGCTTGCTATGGATGAAAATGGGATATCCGGGAATCTGCAAAATGAAATG GTAAATATCTATCTATCAGAAGTCCTTGACTGGTATGCAGATTTAAGTGCTCAGCAGAAATGGGAGGAGCAAACTTACTCCACGACGAGAAAGAAATTATTGTCTGCTTTAGAGAGTATATCAGGTTATAGTCCAGAGGCTTTGCTGAAACGTCTTCCGTCTGATGCTTTATATGAAGAGCATGCAATTTTGCTGGGCAAAATGAACCAACATGAGCTTGCCTTATCCCTATATGTTCACAAG CTTCATCTTCCTGAGATGGCACTGTCCTATTGTGATCGGGTGTATGATTCGTTGGCGCATCAACCGTCTTCAAGATCTTCTGGCAATATATACCTTACTCTATTGCAAATTTATCTTAATCCGAAGAGAACAACCAAGAACTTTGAGAAGCGGATTACGAATTTGGTATCACCGCAGAACATAGGAACACCAAAGGCTGGTTCTGCAAATACAGTTAAAAGTAAAGGAGGTCGTGGAGCTAAGAAAATTGCTGCAATAGAGGTGGCAGATGACATAAGAGTCGGTCAAAGTGGCACTGACAGTAGCAGGAGTGATGGAGATGCAGATGCAGATGCAGATGCTGACGAGTCTGGTGAGGAAGGAGGGTCAGCAATCATGCTTGATGAGGTTCTTGATTTGTTGAGCAGAAGGTGGGACAGAATAAATGGAGCTCAAGCTCTCAAACTTTTGCCAAGGGAGACTAAACTACAG AACATGCTTCCGTTTATGGGACCTCTTTTGAGAAAATCCAGTGAAGCTTACAGGAACCTATCAGTGATAAAAAGTCTAAGACAAAGCGATAACCTGCAG GTTAAAGAAGAACTCTACGAAAAAAGGAAAGGGGTGGTAAAGATCACGAGTGACAGCATGTGCTCCCTCTGCAGAAAGAAAATAGGGACAAGTGTTTTTGCTGTGTATCCGAATGGGAGTACAATAGTGCATTTTGTTTGCTTCAGAGACTCCCAAAGTATGAAAGCAGTGGGCAGAGGATCGCCCTTAAGGAAGCGATGA
- the LOC112187216 gene encoding protein AE7-like 1 — protein MTLGLINANPVVHAKKERVARTEDLHSDVDAAVDPLEIYDFVRDIRDPEHPYSLEQLSVLSEESITVDDKLGRILITFTPTIQHCSMATVIGLCLRVKLKQCFPPHYKVDIKVSPGSHADEESVNKQLNDKERVAAALENPNLRQLVDECLYSSEL, from the exons ATGACGCTGGGTCTGATCAATGCAAACCCGGTGGTGCACGCTAAGAAGGAAAGGGTTGCCCGCACCGAAGATCTTCACTCCGACGTCGACGCCGCTGTTGATCCTCTCGAAATCTATG ATTTCGTGAGGGATATAAGAGATCCGGAGCATCCGTACTCGTTAGAGCAGCTCAGCGTGCTTTCCGAGGAGTCCATCACCGTCGACGACAAGCTCGGCCGGATTCT GATTACGTTCACGCCAACCATTCAGCATTGCAGTATGGCAACAGTGATAGGACTATGCCTGAGAGTTAAACTCAAGCAATGTTTCCCTCCTCATTACAAG GTTGACATTAAGGTATCTCCAGGATCTCATGCAGATGAAGAATCAG ttAATAAGCAGTTGAATGATAAAGAAAGAGTTGCTGCTGCCCTGGAGAATCCTAACCTTCGCCAACTTGTGGATGAGTGCCTCTATTCCAGTGAACTGTGA
- the LOC112187214 gene encoding phosphatidylinositol transfer protein 3: MYLLRRKTQNPVEDDSAQKEAQKEAKIKELRAALGPLSGRSLKYCTDACLGRYLEARNWNLEKAKKMIEETLRWRASYKPEEIRWHEVAHEGETGKVSRANFHDRLGRTVLIMRPAMQNTNSPEGNVRHLVYLIENGILNLREGQEQMSWLIDFTGFSLNTNVSVKTARECINILQNHYPERLAVAFLYNPPRIFQAFWKAVKYFLDAKTFQKVKFVYPKGKESVELMKTFFDVDNLPVEFGGQTTLKYDHEEFSRMMAQDDVKTAKLWGLDEKPCNIANGHMGAEVAPEPIATA; this comes from the exons ATGTATCTTCTGAGGAGAAAAACTCAGAACCCTGTGGAGGATGATTCTGCACAAAAAGAGGCACAGAAAGAAGCAAAG ATCAAAGAACTCAGGGCTGCACTCGGCCCGTTATCTGGGCGTAGTTTGAAGTACTGCACGGATGCATGCCTTGGGAGATATCTGGAAGCAAGGAACTGGAATCTTGAGAAGGCGAAGAAAATGATAGAGGAGACACTCAGGTGGAGGGCAAGTTATAAGCCTGAAGAAATCCGTTGG CATGAAGTAGCACATGAAGGTGAGACTGGCAAAGTGTCGAGAGCAAATTTTCATGATCGACTTGGGAGGACTGTACTTATAATGAGGCCAGCCATGCAG AACACAAATTCACCGGAAGGCAATGTTCGCCATTTAGTCTATCTTATAGAAAATGGTATCCTCAACCTTCGTGAAGGTCAAGAACAAATGTCATGGTTGATTGACTTCACTGGCTTCTCACTGAACACCAATGTTTCTGTCAAGACAGCTCGTGAATGTATCAACATTCTACAGAACCATTACCCTGAGAGGCTTGCAGTTGCATTTCTTTACAACCCACCTAGGATTTTTCAGGCATTCTGGAAG GCTGTCAAGTACTTCCTGGATGCCAAGACATTTCAGAAGGTGAAGTTTGTTTACCCCAAAGGTAAGGAAAGTGTGGAGCTCATGAAAACTTTCTTTGATGTTGACAATCTTCCAGTCGAGTTTGGGGGACAGACCACCCTAAAGTACGATCACGAGGAGTTTTCACGTATGATGGCCCAGGATGATGTGAAAACTGCCAAGTTATGGGGACTTGatgagaagccatgcaatataGCAAATGGACATATGGGAGCAGAGGTGGCACCAGAGCCTATTGCAACCGCCTGA